The following are encoded together in the Thiobacillus sp. SCUT-2 genome:
- a CDS encoding ArsR/SmtB family transcription factor: METRAAVAALAALAQDSRLAIFRTLVQAGPAGLAAGKIGELTGIAPSSLSFHLKELAHAGLVEAQPAGRFVIYTANFDTMNALLGFLTENCCGGNPCSPVHTPACATDKEST, encoded by the coding sequence ATGGAAACAAGAGCCGCCGTCGCCGCGCTTGCCGCGCTCGCCCAGGATTCCCGCCTGGCGATCTTCCGCACCCTGGTCCAGGCCGGTCCTGCGGGGCTCGCCGCGGGAAAAATCGGCGAACTGACGGGTATCGCGCCGTCCTCGCTGTCCTTCCACTTGAAGGAGCTGGCGCACGCCGGCCTGGTGGAGGCGCAGCCGGCCGGGCGCTTCGTCATCTACACGGCGAACTTCGACACCATGAACGCGCTGCTCGGTTTTCTCACCGAAAACTGCTGCGGCGGCAATCCCTGCTCGCCGGTCCATACACCGGCTTGTGCAACCGACAAGGAGTCAACATGA
- a CDS encoding NAD(P)/FAD-dependent oxidoreductase, with protein sequence MLRLTEIKLPLDHPPEALRAAILQRLGVRDDALLAVRIFKRAYDARKKHALLLVYTVDVEVANEAALLKKFRNDAHVRPSPDMDYRFVGHAPDSLDERPLVVGFGPCGIFAALVLAQMGFKPIVLERGKAVRERTQDTWGLWRKKVVNPESNVQFGEGGAGTFSDGKLYSQIKDPRHLGRKVLTEFVKAGAPEEILYVSKPHIGTFRLVSMVEAMRHEIEQLGGEIRFEQRVTDVLIEDGRVAGVVLASGETLKSRHVVLALGHSARDTFEMLHARGVHLEAKPFSIGFRIEHPQSLIDRARLGPNAGNPLLGAADYKLVHHAKNGRTVYSFCMCPGGTVVAATSEPGRVVTNGMSQYSRNERNANAGIVVGITPADFPGDDPLAGIRLQRELEARAFVLGGGDYQAPGQLVGDFLAGKPSTELGSVEPSYKPGVHLTDLATALPPFAIEAIREALPAFDKQIQGFAMKDAVLTGVETRTSSPVRITRGDDFQSLNVKGLYPAGEGAGYAGGILSAGVDGIKVAEAVARDVLGLEAAQSGGRAGPGCDY encoded by the coding sequence ATGCTGCGACTGACTGAAATCAAGCTGCCGCTCGACCATCCGCCCGAGGCCTTGCGTGCGGCGATCCTGCAGCGCCTCGGGGTCCGCGACGACGCCCTGCTCGCCGTCCGCATCTTCAAGCGTGCCTATGACGCACGCAAGAAGCACGCGCTGCTGCTCGTGTACACGGTCGACGTCGAGGTGGCGAACGAGGCGGCGCTGCTGAAGAAATTCCGCAACGATGCGCATGTGAGGCCGTCGCCGGACATGGACTACCGCTTCGTCGGCCACGCGCCGGACAGCCTCGATGAGCGTCCGCTCGTCGTCGGCTTCGGCCCCTGCGGCATCTTCGCCGCGCTTGTCCTCGCCCAGATGGGATTCAAGCCCATCGTGCTCGAGCGCGGCAAGGCGGTGCGCGAGCGCACCCAGGACACCTGGGGGCTGTGGCGCAAGAAGGTGGTCAACCCCGAGTCCAACGTGCAGTTCGGCGAGGGTGGAGCGGGCACCTTCTCCGACGGCAAGCTCTACAGCCAGATCAAGGACCCGCGCCATCTCGGGCGCAAGGTCCTGACCGAGTTCGTCAAGGCGGGCGCACCGGAAGAGATCCTGTATGTGTCGAAGCCGCACATCGGCACCTTCCGCCTCGTGTCCATGGTCGAGGCCATGCGCCACGAGATCGAGCAGCTGGGCGGCGAGATCCGCTTCGAGCAGCGCGTGACCGATGTGCTGATCGAGGACGGCCGGGTCGCCGGGGTCGTGCTCGCCAGCGGCGAGACCTTGAAGAGCCGCCACGTCGTGCTCGCGCTCGGCCATAGCGCGCGCGACACCTTCGAGATGCTGCATGCACGCGGCGTGCACCTGGAGGCCAAGCCGTTCTCGATCGGCTTCCGCATCGAGCACCCGCAGTCGCTGATCGACCGCGCGCGGCTGGGGCCGAACGCCGGCAATCCGCTGCTCGGTGCGGCCGACTACAAGCTGGTGCATCACGCCAAGAACGGGCGCACGGTCTACAGCTTCTGCATGTGTCCCGGCGGCACCGTCGTGGCGGCGACCTCGGAGCCGGGGCGAGTCGTGACCAACGGCATGAGCCAGTATTCGCGCAACGAGCGCAACGCCAACGCCGGCATCGTCGTCGGCATCACGCCGGCGGATTTCCCCGGCGACGATCCGCTCGCCGGCATCCGGCTGCAGCGCGAACTCGAAGCGCGCGCCTTCGTGCTCGGCGGCGGCGACTATCAGGCGCCGGGGCAGCTGGTCGGCGACTTCCTCGCAGGCAAGCCGTCCACGGAATTGGGCAGCGTCGAACCGTCTTACAAGCCGGGCGTGCATCTGACCGACCTCGCGACCGCACTGCCGCCGTTTGCGATCGAGGCGATCCGCGAGGCGCTGCCGGCCTTCGACAAGCAGATCCAGGGTTTCGCAATGAAGGACGCTGTGCTCACCGGCGTTGAGACGCGCACCTCGTCGCCGGTGCGCATCACGCGCGGCGACGATTTCCAGAGCCTGAACGTCAAGGGCCTGTATCCGGCGGGCGAGGGCGCGGGCTACGCCGGCGGCATCCTGTCGGCTGGGGTCGACGGCATCAAGGTCGCCGAGGCGGTCGCGCGCGACGTGCTGGGGCTGGAGGCGGCCCAGTCGGGCGGGCGCGCCGGGCCGGGCTGCGACTACTGA
- a CDS encoding ArsI/CadI family heavy metal resistance metalloenzyme translates to MKRLHVHVAVDDLAASVKFYSTMFAAEPTVLKPDYAKWMLDDPRVNFAISARGAPAGLNHLGVQVESTKELAEMNARLQKLEGEVVEEMGTACCYAKSDKYWATDPTGIAWETYHTLDSIPVFGGQAEGECCVPEPVAKVSSCIPVKGKASSGCC, encoded by the coding sequence ATGAAACGCCTGCACGTCCACGTCGCGGTCGACGACCTCGCCGCCAGCGTCAAGTTCTATTCGACGATGTTCGCCGCCGAGCCGACCGTGCTCAAGCCCGACTACGCGAAATGGATGCTCGACGATCCGCGCGTCAACTTCGCGATCTCGGCACGCGGCGCGCCGGCCGGCCTCAATCACCTGGGCGTGCAGGTCGAATCGACCAAGGAACTCGCCGAAATGAACGCCCGCCTGCAAAAGCTGGAAGGCGAAGTGGTCGAGGAAATGGGCACTGCCTGCTGCTACGCGAAATCCGACAAGTACTGGGCGACCGACCCCACCGGCATCGCCTGGGAGACCTACCACACGCTCGACAGCATCCCGGTGTTCGGCGGCCAGGCAGAGGGCGAGTGCTGCGTGCCCGAGCCGGTGGCCAAGGTGTCGAGTTGCATTCCGGTCAAGGGCAAGGCGTCCTCGGGCTGCTGCTGA